In Desulfitibacter sp. BRH_c19, the genomic stretch TACGACACTAACAATAGTATATATAATTAGAAGTATAACTGCAAAGCTATAATTGCCATTTATTATTTCCACAAAAATCCAAGGAACAAATACTGCACCTGGCCCGAATACTGGTAGGATATCAGCAATACCAACTAAAACTGCTACTAACAAAGAGTAAGTAGCCCCTACAATCTGCAGACCTAAAAAAGTAACGCTTGCTGTAATAAACATCAATATAACCTGTGCTCTTATATAACCAGTTACTGCACTACCCGATTCTGAACCAACAGCTACAATTCTTTTATAAATTGATGGTGGCAGATGGTTATTGAAAGATTTAAGAATAATGTTTTTATCTCTACTAATAAAAAATACAGCTATGACTGCAAAAACAAAAACTAGTATTCCCATAGGTAATAGAGCTGCCATATCAATTAAGAAATTGAGTAAAAGTAGACTAATATCTCTAACAGAAGCCAAGATAGTAGAAATGCTCTCCTCAAGTAAATCCATTAACTGAGGGGGTACATCAATAGCAGTATAAATATTTTGTAAGTTGTCAATGCTCTCAAGAACTGACTCGTTAATACTACTAGCAAATTTTGGATATTCATTAGAAAACTTTACTAGTTCAATCACCAGCATAGAAATAAGCCAAGTAAATAATCCAATAATACCTGCAAAGAATAGTGCAATAACTAGCAAAATTATTAGTGTTCTAGATACTTTTAAATTGTTTTCAAAGAAGCTTACAATTGGTTCTAAAAGACCTACAAAAACTAAAGCAATAATAAATGGTAATATTAATGGTATGGTTCGATGCACTATATTCCACGCTGCAGGAAAAAGATAGTAGTAAAATAGAAAAATTGCTAAAAGTATTAAAACTACTGTAGCGGCTTTTAATAAATTCTTTAATTCTTTTTCCAGCAAGCCTTTCATTTAAAAAGTCACCTCAGTTAAAAGATTTTTGAAATAATCACAAAATAGTAGGTGACAGGTACTGTAAACAGTATACTGTCAAACCTATCAAGGATACCCCCATGCCCTGGTAAAATATTTCCAGAATCTTTTATATTTGCACTTCGCTTTAATAGTGATTCAAACAAATCACCTATCTGACCAATAATGGATACCAATAGACCAAGGATTATTGCGTTAAAGATTCCTAGTGGGATTAATGTAAAATGTAGAATAATTGCAACTAATATCGTAATAACAACACCACCAATGGCGCCTTCCTGGGTCTTATTAGGACTAATACTTGGAGCTAATTTTCTGTTACCAAATAGTCGTCCGCTGAAATATGCACCCGTGTCTACCATCCACGTTAAAAGAAATACCATAAATATTAGCAAAAACCCATTGGGTAAATCTCTTAATAATAAGATATATTTTAGAAAACTAAGATATATTACTCCTAGGAGACTTACTGCTATTGTATCTAAACTTATTTCACTTTTAATGAGCAAATGAATTATTAAGAACATAAAAACTATAAAAAAAACGATTAAAGCTTTTTCTCCTTTATATATGTATGACTCTGCCAGTAATAAAAACCCACCAATGTACATGGATAACTTCAATGGGGAAAATCCTGCATTTTCAATTAAATTAATAAATTCTCGTAATCCCAAAAAGAATACTACTGCAACAGCCAATAAAAGAGGAATAGAACCTAAATAACTCAAGGCTATTAACATAGGAATTCCAAGCAAAGCAGTAATTAATCTATGTTTAAGCACCAAATCTCCTCCTTACTTGTTTATTCCCCCAAATCTTCTATCTCTATTTTGAAAATCAACAATGGCCTCTACTAAATGTTTTTTTCTGAAATCTGGCCATAACACTCCAGATACATATATTTCAGTATAGGCAGTTTGCCAAAGATAGAAATTAGATAGTCTCATTTCACCAGAAGGCCTTATAAGCAAATCAGGATCCGGTTGTCCTTCTGTAAATAAATTCCTTGAAAAAAAATCCTCTGTAATGTCTTCTGGATCTAGATTGCCCTCAGAAACTTTAACAGCAATTTTTTTGGCAGTTTCTACTATTTCTAGTCTACCTCCGTAATTCAAAGCAATATTAAGAATCAGCTTTTGATTATCTTTAGTTAATGAATATGCTTTTGAAATCTCTTTTTGTGCAGAAACTGGTAGCTTATCCAGACTGCCGATGCAATTAATCCTTACACCATTTTTATGTAAATTACCCATTTCCGTAGCCAAATGTCTTGTTAAAAGATCCATTAGAATGCTTACTTCTTCCTTAGGCCTTTTCCAATTCTCAGTTGAGAAAGCAAAAACGCTAAGTATTTTCACATTTAAGTTTATGCAAGCTTTGACTATCTCCTTTAAAGCTTCTACTCCAGCTTTATGCCCAGCATATCTTGGCAAACCTCTCTTTTGTGCCCAACGCCCGTTTCCATCCATAATTATTGCCACATGTTGGGGAATTTTATCCCTATTAAAGGTAACTAATGGCTGTTCAGGAACCTTTTGCTTATTATTTTTTGTAAATTTCAAAAAAACCATTTTCTGTTACTCCTAACCTCTATAATGAATAGAATAATAAACCCCCTCTTCAAAGGGGGTTGTCTGTATACCGCCAATTGATTGAAGTAGGATCTTAATTCAAAAAAACAACTCATTGCCTTTTGCTTCATACCCAATTACCAAATATACAGAGTCTAAATCATTATTCTGCCTTAATATCCTTGCCTTATTTAGATCTATGTCATAGCCTGATTTCGTGTGTATAACATTAACTTCTATATCTGCTTCCTTGAATACTTCGAGTGCCACAGATAGCTTATAACCTAATAGATTGGGAATAATGTATTCTTTAATGATTATACCTCCATTATTTCCATTTCTTTATTTTCTAGTATTTGATTAATCTTTTCAACATATTTATCAGTAAGTTCCTGAATTTTATCTACACCTTTTCGCGCATCATCTTCACTTATCTCGCCTTCTTTTTCAAACATTTTTACCTGATCGTTAGCATCTCTTCTAGCATTTCGTATCTCTACCCGGAAGTCCTCTGACTTTCTCTTAACCATTTTCACGAGATCTTTTCGTCTCTCTTCAGTTAATTGAGGAATAGATATCCTAATAATCGAACCATCATTATTTGGATTTAATCCCAAATCTGATTTAAGAATTGCCTTTTCAATATTGCCTATCACACTCTTATCCCATGGTGTAACCATTAATAGCCTTGGTTCTGGTACTGAAATATTTGCCATTTGATTAATCGGGGTTGGCACACCATAATAATCAACCCTGACCTTATCTAAGATTGCTGGGTTAGCCCTTCCAGCTCGGATAGATGCAAAATCCTTTTTTAAGACTTCAATAGATTTACCCATTCTTTGTTCAGCTTCACCATAAATCTCTTTTAACATTTTCTTACCTCCCTACATATGTTCCAATTTTTTCTCCCAAAACTGCTTTTAAAATATTACCATGCTGGTCTATATTAAATACAATTATAGGTATTTTATTATCCATACAAAGAGAAGTAGCAGTAGAATCCATTACACCAAGTCCCATGTTTAACACATCAATATAGTTTAGATCAATAAATTTCTTTGCACTAGGATTTATCATAGGGTCGGAATCATATACACCATCTACTTTTTTGGCCATTAGAATAACCTCTGCTTCAATTTCTGCTGCCCTTAACGCTGCTGTAGTATCAGTAGAAAAATATGGATTACCAGTACCCCCTGCGAAAATCACAGTTCTACCCTTTTCAAGATGTCTAATGGCTCTTCGTCTAATATACGGTTCCGCAACCTGTCTCATCTCAATAGCTGTTTGCACCCTTGTGTCTACCTCAACTGCTTCTAGAGCATCTTGAAGGGCCAATGCATTAATAACAGTTGCCAACATTCCCATATAGTCAGCTGTGGCTCTATCCATTCCTTTTGAACTCCCTGAGACACCTCGCCAAATGTTTCCTCCACCTACTACAATAGCTGTCTCTACTCCTAATCTTGCTACATCCTTCACTTGCATAGCTATTAAATTTAAAGTCTTCTGATCAATACCATAATCATTATCTCCTGCTAACGCTTCACCACTAACTTTTAATATTATCCTTTTAAATTTAGGCTCATGCAATGGCTAATCCCTCCATCAAATAAATAATTTCTACGTATACGTCCAAAAACCTTTTAAGTATTCAAAAAAAAGAGAACACAAAAGGTGTTCTCTTTAATTTTGAGTCATAGATTGAACTTCTGATGCAAAGTCAGCCTTTTGTTTTTCTATGCCTTCACCAAGCTCAAAGCGACTAAACCTTCTTACAGAAATGTTTTCCCCAATTTTTGCAATTTTTTCTTTAATCAAATCTTTAACTGTTATATCAGTATCCTTAATAAAAGGTTGCTCAATTAAGCAAATTTCCTTCAAGTGTTTTTCAAGTCTACCAATTACCATTTTTTCAACAACTTTTTCTGGTTTGCCCTCATTTAGTGCTTGTGCTTTTAAGATGGCCTTTTCTTTTTCTAGGTCTTCCTGGGGCATCTCATCCGGTGTTACATATATAGGATTTGAAGCTGCTATTTGCATTGCTATATCGTGACACAGTTCTTTAAATTCATCAGTCTTAGCAACAAAATCAGTTTCACAATTAATTTCAACTAAAACACCTATTCTGCCATTTCCATGTATGTAAGAGGCAACCATTCCTTCTGAAGCAACTCTACCTGATTTTTTGGCAGCATCAGCTAGTCCTTTCTCACGTAAATAATCAACTGCTTTTTCTAGATTTCCATCACATTTTTGGAGTGCCTTTTTACAGTCCATCATACCAGCACCAGTTTTTTCTCTAAGTTCTTTAACCATTGAAGCGGTGATCATTATCTACACCCCCTGTTTTTTACTTATTTTATTAAGGGGATTGAATAAATCAATCCCCAATGATAATCTATTCATTAATTACTTCTAACTCCTCTTCACCTATAGCAGCCTGATTTCCGTCAATAACTGCATCAGCCATTTTTGCTGTTAAAAGTCTAACAGCCCTAATAG encodes the following:
- a CDS encoding elongation factor Ts: MITASMVKELREKTGAGMMDCKKALQKCDGNLEKAVDYLREKGLADAAKKSGRVASEGMVASYIHGNGRIGVLVEINCETDFVAKTDEFKELCHDIAMQIAASNPIYVTPDEMPQEDLEKEKAILKAQALNEGKPEKVVEKMVIGRLEKHLKEICLIEQPFIKDTDITVKDLIKEKIAKIGENISVRRFSRFELGEGIEKQKADFASEVQSMTQN
- the pyrH gene encoding UMP kinase (Catalyzes the phosphorylation of UMP to UDP); translated protein: MHEPKFKRIILKVSGEALAGDNDYGIDQKTLNLIAMQVKDVARLGVETAIVVGGGNIWRGVSGSSKGMDRATADYMGMLATVINALALQDALEAVEVDTRVQTAIEMRQVAEPYIRRRAIRHLEKGRTVIFAGGTGNPYFSTDTTAALRAAEIEAEVILMAKKVDGVYDSDPMINPSAKKFIDLNYIDVLNMGLGVMDSTATSLCMDNKIPIIVFNIDQHGNILKAVLGEKIGTYVGR
- a CDS encoding UDP pyrophosphate synthase, coding for MKFTKNNKQKVPEQPLVTFNRDKIPQHVAIIMDGNGRWAQKRGLPRYAGHKAGVEALKEIVKACINLNVKILSVFAFSTENWKRPKEEVSILMDLLTRHLATEMGNLHKNGVRINCIGSLDKLPVSAQKEISKAYSLTKDNQKLILNIALNYGGRLEIVETAKKIAVKVSEGNLDPEDITEDFFSRNLFTEGQPDPDLLIRPSGEMRLSNFYLWQTAYTEIYVSGVLWPDFRKKHLVEAIVDFQNRDRRFGGINK
- a CDS encoding ribosome recycling factor codes for the protein MLKEIYGEAEQRMGKSIEVLKKDFASIRAGRANPAILDKVRVDYYGVPTPINQMANISVPEPRLLMVTPWDKSVIGNIEKAILKSDLGLNPNNDGSIIRISIPQLTEERRKDLVKMVKRKSEDFRVEIRNARRDANDQVKMFEKEGEISEDDARKGVDKIQELTDKYVEKINQILENKEMEIMEV